One genomic window of Pecten maximus chromosome 3, xPecMax1.1, whole genome shotgun sequence includes the following:
- the LOC117323142 gene encoding zinc finger protein 106-like isoform X2, which translates to MDLDMDANQSFEQEGMEKDDLECDLCKISYSHEQELRDHAWSLMHHINMEKKKKGSTHNCTLCFATCPNIIEYGKHLNGEKHKRAAEGQRRQKEKETMTFQKEALLNKRVQDESVLPGQLENEGNLSDPELSRQFKSLRHGKSHQRSHSQPYIKGKGKNKTFKGKGDDRFSSNDAPRFDPRERNTDFHDGNQNNAFWENDYNVNWEGGGFVQQPDWGFHRQSNWDGPWWDGNNMNPHRDEFSNFYPRYQTRYSQQRQHDKNMQFKGTKQYNRWNRRDNSNERYRHGDQDDDSYWNRGSDSGRYYRNRRDHSWDRTDEYNHFDRPSRDFPSHMNESQHDLSVDNDMAGQKRRCTSDEKNKSKSRKKNVNFENPTHQRKNSVEMDLDSRVTRDSENLEDINKNPVVESALEPDSTTEEVTLDRKVSKGKKKDKSKKKKSSGVKSVREANYLEDQHGSNVLEQAEQLCRELRDKRQLVKKEREKIERKKKMEKAEEINSQISNLSKINQSYLKGHIAGCADLIASETVDSDKSTNLINVRSRTQKEHDIDDIRKGIESVVDAGKQLSGKQEPEKDSDLEVKSSTSKYESVVNKKSSKPKSDKAGDESDLSTNVAHPHNSPTTKTPVSEPESIHPLKIGTFSPFHQESLSRQSSRASSDMSTDLDPESKKDTLLKMVNSPRSRKERERLAKMLRSYAFSQNKLSLPRFNFQISDLTAELDGVATELRLEDLSADVQLQIAELIEADIKPDLSSLEPLVFESQKSTSVDREPVQSHDVNMIPVSAENVPTRDFVKRKTLQEPKASTGMTSETRTYLQENIDFHKILDPSADKKDKMPNFNPDLCIKSEELSEPEQMNFKSEPVWEVNQSNVDSSKPTNKSLHKHSRDVTGSMHYIDDSEPVLLKENAEPVQGSSHSSVSKPQAELLSGTEPALSIGSSNSHRLKETSEHLNSKSQTDSEPSKDKSKPVRSADKGEVVPSREKLTRQSRNNPTWSRDTSDPVWGGEMPELSMADLSSNPVRIKQEFTRLEDLISTNKPAETSFVSKDSPTQHSILPSQDTGRETIARLEEQDGSKMTFNKSEKGPPLSKGLERCDLATLGSVGHNRAGLGNLDLGSSLPEKAYTDRAVPRTIDESNTPVGGQVDSHKPGMADPTTGDEARPDSLSSSTSGSVFDLVYDLSVEEDSLRQEMTSAESEIMRLTALIQTATEQLSTQRTRHLQLSRKEQSIRSRRLHVLREAKSLQNLSMEMPGKPVDRAAISDCGPFHSSSLTAESSDLDSSRDSNFTRVSPLSSFSHDHRGTSKNGNTSDCLVVLSDSSDSSINRKGMGGFSSSQGLNSKEMAGFSSPQRQNRKDIGGISSQLGQNRNELGGFPASQGLNRKESGSVYSPLNSQRISPTIIQNLPPPLEPSRDSEGFIEPNKHTLKTYETSKEGVRSTDSNRDTLSSVVPSQDTVSLDRKDAIKAFQSQEKLVRPASPDIGTVRSVSPNLGAVRSVSPNVGTVRSASPNLGAVRSVSSNVGVVRSASPNLGSVRSVSPNVGPVRSASPNVGPVRSASPNVGVVRSVSPNVGAVRSVRSNVDTVRFTEMMKDNNSINTQASRDSTESLEPTKDTVIITKDPAEIDQSTSIASSVEENRFVTLKALLRASPQATRPGNETLTNNDTLGMKLPADDQISNAAVSSTTAEFTLPQVVESRQTKVTDTTQPKVNVQYMGHLPGNLFTGQKENMFEKLQSFLKSSRSDQGYRSESSLKSDEIVLDTDSNQESVASNASLGEKIRQYCKENRRGSTQLDSGSEHTLKGSNSETNTPVRQQSKPPVSPSVSDDKNLSPSRKRRKTKKERDQSSKRKQKEEYVINSSSECSGQDDENIPLTDLRQRLQFQVGPEELEDICMVETGSDDCAVRGTEQRRSLLEEVQLDSPNESEENFNQVKSHRFRLGPERLASVRAAVKSTIHRSDKGRAEDAVKQLVGPADSVTHIQVAGQSVFVAYQKSNPCHFNLESGTLLGQYDCSPCCVRSLAVVTIDNKLCLYACGPSERLFLFDCETYAILKDMELIYQVQCMHESWGRLYLGTDYGAVIGKDAKTGKTFESFQCCDQSVTCIASGLEGVRKILLVAAYTSPIYVCDAISGLLLRMLEGHTKTVFCMEVAGHMVYSGSGDRKVVEHDLLTSDVSWSYGDSEGLVRGVTTDKQGCVFYGGQDQYIRCRNRQTHQLHCLFHVGKSPVVSNIATYQDKILYGNKEGVVEVLTVERNPHKCQCGDCSYMFGLKSHLLHHMVSDHLTQNSRLFSCPWTGCTNRLSTYQDSKEAEEHLKEHIE; encoded by the exons AGATGAGAGTGTGTTACCAGGACAACTAGAGAATGAGGGGAATTTGTCTGATCCAGAGTTATCTCGTCAATTCAAGTCGTTACGTCACGGGAAATCCCACCAACGCTCCCACTCCCAGCCCTACATCAAAGGCAAGGGCAAAAACAAGACATTCAAAGGAAAAGGTGATGACAGGTTTTCATCAAATGACGCTCCAAGGTTTGATCCCAGGGAAAGGAATACAGATTTCCATGATGGTAACCAAAACAATGCATTCTGGGAAAACGATTATAATGTAAACTGGGAAGGTGGTGGATTTGTCCAGCAACCTGATTGGGGCTTCCACAGACAGTCTAATTGGGATGGGCCATGGTGGGATGGAAACAACATGAACCCACATCGAGATGAATTTTCTAATTTTTACCCAAGGTACCAAACACGTTACTCACAACAGAGACAGCATGACAAGAATATGCAATTTAAAGGAACGAAACAATATAATCGCTGGAACAGACGAGACAATTCAAATGAAAGATATCGTCATGGTGACCAGGATGATGATTCATACTGGAATAGAGGCTCCGATTCTGGCCGATATTACAGGAACAGACGGGATCACAGCTGGGATCGGACAGATGAATACAATCATTTTGATCGACCAAGTCGCGATTTTCCAAGTCACATGAATGAATCACAGCATGATCTCTCTGTAGATAATGACATGGCAGGACAGAAACGCAGATGTACCAGTGATGAAAAGAACAAATCGAAGTCtcggaaaaaaaatgttaattttgaaaatcccACTCATCAACGAAAAAATTCAGTTGAAATGGATTTAGATAGTAGGGTAACTAGAGACAGTGAAAATTTAgaagatataaataaaaacccTGTTGTTGAAAGTGCTCTGGAGCCAGACAGTACCACGGAGGAGGTGACTCTTGATAGGAAAGTTAGTAAAGGGAAGAAAAAGGACAAgtcaaagaaaaagaaaagtagTGGTGTTAAGTCAGTCAGGGAGGCTAACTACCTTGAGGATCAGCATGGTAGTAACGTTTTGGAGCAGGCAGAACAGCTCTGTAGGGAGCTCAGGGATAAACGGCAGCTCGTTAAGAAGGAGAGGGAAAAgatagaaagaaaaaagaaaatggaaaaGGCAGAAGAGATAAATTCACAAATAAGCAATTTGTCCAAGATAAATCAAAGTTATCTTAAAGGTCACATTGCAGGTTGTGCAGACCTGATAGCTTCAGAAACTGTAGATAGTGATAAGTCCACTAATCTGATTAATGTGCGGTCAAGGACCCAGAAGGAGCATGACATTGATGATATTCGGAAAGGCATTGAATCTGTGGTTGATGCAGGAAAACAGTTATCAGGAAAACAAGAACCAGAAAAGGATTCAGATTTGGAAGTGAAATCTTCCACGTCCAAATATGAATCTGTTGTTAACAAGAAATCCAGCAAGCCTAAATCTGATAAGGCTGGTGATGAATCAGACTTAAGCACTAATGTGGCTCATCCACACAACTCCCCAACAACTAAGACGCCAGTGTCTGAGCCAGAAAGCATTCATCCTCTGAAAATCGGAACATTCTCACCATTTCATCAGGAAAGTCTCAGTCGCCAGAGCAGTAGAGCGAGCTCTGATATGTCAACAGATCTGGATCCAGAATCAAAAAAGGATACTTTATTAAAGATGGTGAACTCTCCACGTTCTCGCAAAGAAAGAGAGAGATTGGCAAAAATGCTGCGATCCTATGCGTTCTCTCAAAACAAATTATCTCTTCCAagatttaattttcaaatttctgATTTGACTGCAGAACTGGATGGTGTTGCCACTGAGTTACGACTCGAGGATTTATCGGCTGATGTACAGCTTCAAATCGCCGAGTTGATAGAAGCAGACATTAAGCCTGATCTTAGCTCACTAGAACCTCTCGTGTTTGAATCTCAGAAATCCACCAGTGTGGACCGGGAGCCAGTACAATCACACGATGTTAACATGATACCGGTAAGTGCTGAAAATGTACCAACTCGAGACTTTGTCAAGAGGAAAACTCTACAAGAGCCTAAAGCCTCAACAGGCATGACATCAGAAACTCGCACCTACTTACAagaaaatatagattttcataaaattttggaTCCATCTGCcgataaaaaagataaaatgcCGAATTTCAACCCAGACTTGTGCATAAAATCTGAGGAGTTAAGTGAACCCGAACAGATGAATTTTAAGTCAGAGCCAGTTTGGGAAGTGAACCAGTCTAATGTGGACAGTTCTAAACCGACTAACAAATCTCTACACAAGCATTCTAGAGATGTTACTGGATCTATGCATTATATAGATGACTCAGAACCTGTATTGTTAAAGGAGAACGCTGAACCTGTTCAAGGTTCCAGTCATAGTTCTGTGAGTAAACCACAAGCTGAACTGTTATCTGGCACAGAACCAGCACTGTCTATTGGTAGTTCTAATTCTCACCGGCTCAAGGAAACTTCAGAACACTTGAATTCTAAATCTCAGACTGACTCTGAACCTTCCAAGGATAAATCAAAACCGGTACGATCTGCAGACAAAGGTGAAGTCGTACCCTCTAGAGAGAAACTTACAAGACAATCTAGGAACAATCCAACTTGGTCACGAGACACCTCGGATCCAGTTTGGGGTGGAGAGATGCCAGAGCTTTCTATGGCAGATCTTTCCAGCAATCCAGTCAGGATTAAACAAGAGTTTACCCGATTGGAGGACCTCATCTCCACTAACAAACCAGCGGAAACATCCTTCGTGTCCAAGGACTCCCCCACACAACATTCGATACTACCATCACAAGATACTGGCAGAGAGACTATTGCAAGGTTAGAGGAACAAGATGGTTCCAAAATGACCTTCAATAAATCAGAGAAAGGACCTCCTTTATCTAAAG GACTGGAAAGATGTGACTTAGCCACACTTGGGAGCGTCGGTCATAACAGAGCTGGTCTCGGAAATCTCGACCTTGGTAGCAGCTTACCTGAAAAAGCGTACACTGACAGAGCAGTCCCGAGGACAATTGACGAGTCTAACACTCCAGTGGGAGGACAAGTCGACAGTCACAAGCCTGGAATGGCCGACCCTACCACTGGGGACGAGGCTCGTCCTGACTCTTTGTCGAGCTCCACATCAGGGAGTGTATTTGACCTTGTGTACGACCTCAGCGTGGAAGAGGACAGTCTCAGGCAGGAAATGACATCTGCAGAGTCGGAGATCATGCGTCTTACCGCCCTCATACAGACAGCTACAGAGCAGCTTTCCACCCAAAGGACACGCCACCTACAG CTGTCCAGAAAAGAGCAGTCCATCAGAAGCCGTCGCTTACATGTACTGAGAG AAGCCAAAAGTCTCCAAAACCTCTCCATGGAGATGCCAGGCAAGCCTGTAGACAGAGCAGCTATCTCAGATTGTGGACCGTTCCATTCGTCGTCCTTGACGGCAGAgtccagtgaccttgactctAGCAGAGACTCAAACTTCACTAGAGTTTCACCACTCTCCTCATTTTCACATGACCATAGAGGAACTTCCAAGAATGGCAACACTTCAGATTGTCTTGTTGTGTTGAGTGATTCATCAGATTCCAGTATAAACCGTAAAGGAATGGGCGGGTTCTCCTCCTCTCAGGGACTTAACAGTAAGGAAATGGCCGGGTTCTCCTCACCTCAACGGCAAAACCGTAAGGACATTGGTGGTATCTCCTCACAACTGGGACAAAATCGTAATGAATTAGGTGGGTTCCCCGCAAGTCAGGGACTAAACCGTAAGGAAAGTGGCAGTGTCTACTCACCACTAAATAGTCAAAGAATCAGTCCGACAATTATCCAGAATCTTCCACCACCTCTGGAACCCAGTAGAGACAGTGAAGGGTTTATAGAGCCCAACAAACACACCTTGAAGACATATGAAACCAGTAAAGAGGGTGTGAGATCAACTGATAGTAACAGGGACACTTTAAGTTCAGTTGTCCCTAGCCAAGACACTGTTAGTCTGGATAGAAAAGATGCTATAAAGGCCTTTCAGTCTCAGGAAAAACTTGTTAGGCCAGCTAGTCCAGATATAGGTACTGTGAGGTCAGTTAGTCCTAACTTAGGTGCTGTAAGGTCAGTAAGTCCTAACGTTGGTACTGTGAGGTCTGCTAGTCCTAACTTAGGCGCTGTTAGGTCAGTAAGTTCTAATGTAGGAGTTGTGAGGTCAGCTAGTCCTAACTTAGGCTCTGTAAGGTCAGTCAGTCCTAACGTTGGTCCTGTGAGGTCAGCTAGTCCTAACGTTGGTCCTGTGAGGTCAGCTAGTCCTAATGTAGGAGTTGTAAGGTCAGTTAGTCCTAATGTAGGTGCTGTGAGGTCAGTAAGATCTAACGTTGATACTGTGAGATTCACCGAAATGATGAAAGACAATAATAGTATTAATACACAGGCCAGCAGAGACAGTACAGAGTCACTTGAACCCACCAAAGACACAGTTATAATCACGAAGGATCCGGCTGAGATAGATCAGTCTACGTCCATAGCTTCAAGTGTAGAGGAAAATAGATTTGTCACTCTAAAAGCTTTGTTACGTGCCAGTCCTCAAGCGACAAGGCCGGGAAATGAAACTTTGACTAACAATGACACATTGGGAATGAAACTGCCTGCTGATGACCAAATATCTAATGCAGCAGTTTCCAGCACCACAGCAGAGTTTACATTACCCCAGGTCGTGGAATCGAGACAGACCAAAGTCACTGACACAACACAGCCGAAAGTAAATGTTCAGTATATGGGTCATTTACCTGGTAATTTGTTTACAGGAcagaaagaaaatatgtttgagAAACTTCAGTCGTTTCTAAAGAGCAGCAGATCTGACCAAGGCTACCGGAGTGAATCTAGTTTAAAGAGTGATGAGATAGTGTTAGATACAGACTCCAACCAGGAGAGTGTTGCCAGTAATGCATCTCTGGGGGAAAAGATACGCCAGTATTGCAAGGAAAACAGGCGAGGATCAACCCAGCTCGATTCTGGCAGTGAGCATACTCTCAAAGGTTCTAATAGTGAAACTAACACACCAGTCAGACAACAGAGCAAACCTCCAGTATCGCCATCTGTCTCGGATGACAAGAACTTGTCACCGTCACGGAAACGCAGGAAAACCAAGAAAGAGCGAGACCAGTCATCAAAGCGTAAGCAGAAAGAGGAGTATGTGATTAATAGTAGCTCTGAGTGTAGTGGCCAAGACGATGAAAACATTCCCCTGACAGATCTCAGACAGAGATTACAATTCCAG GTAGGACCTGAGGAACTTGAGGACATCTGTATGGTCGAGACTGGCTCAGATGACTGTGCTGTTCGTGGAACTGAGCAGAGACGCAGTCTCCTGGAGGAGGTCCAACTCGACAGTCCAAATGAATCTGAGGAAAATTTCAACCAAGTCAAGAGTCATAG ATTTAGACTGGGGCCTGAAAGGTTGGCATCCGTACGGGCTGCAGTGAAGAGCACGATCCATCGGTCAGACAAAGGACGAGCTGAGGATGCTGTAAAGCAGTTGGTAGGACCGGCGGACTCAGTTACTCATATACAGGTCGCTGGCCAGAGTGTTTTTGTGGCATACCAGAAATCCAACCCATGCCACTTCAATTTAGAG AGTGGAACTCTTTTAGGCCAATATGACTGCAGCCCATGTTGTGTTCGAAGTCTTGCCGTCGTCACCATTGACAACAAACTCTGTTTGTATGCATGTGGACCATCTGAGCGGTTGTTTCTATTTGATTGTGAG ACGTATGCTATACTAAAAGACATGGAGTTAATATATCAAGTACAGTGCATGCACGAATCATGGGGCCGCCTCTATCTGGGCACCGACTACGGTGCCGTTATCGGAAAGGACGCGAAA ACAGGGAAGACATTTGAGAGTTTCCAATGCTGTGACCAGTCCGTAACATGTATCGCTTCTGGCCTGGAGGGCGTTCGTAAGATCCTACTCGTGGCAGCCTACACCTCGCCGATCTATGTGTGTGACGCCATCTCTGGTTTACTCCTTCGGATGTTGGAAGGTCATACCAAAACTGTCTTCTGTATGGag GTTGCTGGTCACATGGTGTACAGTGGTTCAGGAGACAGAAAGGTTGTTGAACATGACCTCTTG ACCAGTGATGTTTCATGGAGTTACGGAGACAGCGAAGGTTTGGTCCGAGGTGTAACAACAGACAAACAGGGATGTGTGTTTTATGGAGGACAAGACCAGTACATCAGGTGTCGCAATAGACAG ACTCACCAGCTCCACTGTCTGTTCCATGTGGGCAAATCACCAGTAGTGTCTAACATCGCCACATATCAGGACAAG ATTCTGTATGGTAACAAAGAAGGTGTAGTGGAAGTGTTGACAGTGGAGAGAAACCCACACAAATGTCAG TGTGGTGATTGTTCCTACATGTTTGGACTGAAGAGTCACCTACTGCATCATATGGTGTCCGACCACCTTACACAAAACTCTCGACTATTCAGCTGTCCTTGGACCGGCTGTACTAACCGACTCTCAACCTACCAGGACAGTAAG GAAGCTGAAGAACATCTTAAGGAGCATATAGAGTGA